TCGCGGCCCAGGGGCCGGCCAGGCCGCTCTCGCCGTGGTAGACGAAGTCCACGGACAGCTCGACGGCGTCCGGGTCCCACCGACGGACCGTGTACGTACGGGTCTTGGGCCACTGGTCCTGGGGGAAGTCCCGGCGAATGGCCGAAATGTCGAAGGGCTCGGGGTACCGCACCTCCTCCAGCGGGAAGATCAACTTGACGTAGTGATCGGTGTACTGACCGGCGGTGAACTCCTTCAGGCCCTCACCGCCCAGCACGACCCTGGCCATGTGCGGGGTCACCCACTCGACGCGCAGCACCCGCCCTCGGTGCAGCCTCGACCTGTTGGGCGTCGGGTTGTCGGACATCAAAGGCTCCTTGCCTGCTTCATTGATCAGGACTGCTTCTTCAGCGCGCGAGCCAGAACCGGAGCAAGGTCCGCGAGCGCATCCGAACTCATCAGCTGCATGTGCTGGAAGGGGGTCACGTGCTGTTCGATGTGGCCGCTCACGTACGGGTCCCAGACCTCCGCGAGTCCGGTGGACGCACCGTCCGGCCCGGCCGCCTCGAAGAAGAGCATGTCGCCGTCGAACTGTTCGGGGGCGGTCGCGCGGCTGATCCTGAGGTTGTTCTCCGTGATGTCGATGAGCGCGGCGACGGTTCGTTCCTCGAGGCTGGCCAGTGTTCCGCCATGGGCCTGGAGGATCTCCAGGATGCGTGGCATCTCGATCGGGTCGTCGCCCGGTTCGGCGTGGAAGGCTCCGATTCCGTCGAACGCGAGCTCCAGGAGGTCTCGTTGGCTGCGCGTACTGTCCGAGCTGGCGTGTCCGCCGGTGCCGGCGTCGAGCACGGCCAGCAGGGACACCTGCTCGCCTTCCTGCTGGAGGCGGGCCGCCAGGTTGTGGGCGACCTTGCCGCCGAAGGACCAGCCGAGGAGGGCGTACGGGCCGGAGGGCTGGATCGCCCGGATCCGGCCGAGGTAGTCCTCGACCATCTCGTCGAGATCGGCGGGGTACGGCTCGTCCGTGGCCAGACCGCGGGCCTGGAGCCCGTACACCGGGTGTTCCCTCGGGACGTAGCGCAGCAGTCCGGCGTAGCACCAGGCCATGCCGCCGCCCGGGTGCACGCAGAACAGCGGCGGGCGGCTGCCGACCGATCGCAGGTTCAGCACGGGCTCCAGTGCGCTGTCCTGCTCCTCGTCGTCGGCCTGGCCCAGGTTCGACAGGGCGGCCACGGTGGGTGTTTTGAGCAGCTTGTGGATCGAGAGCTTCACGCCCAGGATGGACCGGATGCGGCTGGCCAGGCGGGTGGCGAGGAGGGAGTGGCCGCCCAACTCGAAGAAGCTGTCGTCGATGCCGACGGTGGGTACGCCCAGGACTTCGGCGAACAGTCCGCACAGGATCTCCTCGCGCGGTGTGCGCGGGCCGCGTCCGGTGCCGGTCTTCGCGGGTGCGTCGGGTTCGGGCAGGGCCCGCCGGTCCAGCTTGCCGTTGGTGGTCAGGGGGAGCTGGTCGAGGACCACGAACGCTGAGGGGACCATGTACTCGGGCAGCAGCCCGGCCGCGTGGGTGCGCAGGGCTTCGGCATCGATGGCGGTGCCGGTGGTCTCCGCGACGACGTAGGCCACGAGGCGTTTGTCGCCCGACCGGTCCTCACGGGCCACGACCGCGACCTGCGCCAGCCCGGCGAAGCGGCTCAACACCGCCTCGATCTCACCGAGTTCGATACGGAACCCGCGTATCTTCACCTGGTCGTCGACGCGGCCGACGAACTCCAGCAGCCCGTCGCCCGACCAGCGGGCCAGATCACCGGTGCGGTACATACGGGTCCCGGCCGGGCCGTAGGGGTCGGCCACGAACCGCTCAGCCGTCAGGTCCGGCCGCCCGAAGTAGCCCCGGGCCAACCCCGCACCCGCCAGGTACAGTTCACCGGTCACGGCCACCGGGGCCGGCGCCAGGGTCTCGTCGAGGACATAGGCGCGCATGCCGTCCAGCGGACGCCCGACGGGTATCGGAGCCGGCACCTCGTCAGCCACGTCCCACGGCGCCTGAGTCGCGAACAGCGTCGTCTCGGTGGGCCCGTAGGCGCAGCGCACGACGGTGTCCGGGCAGTGTTCCAGTACCCGCTCCACCGCGGTCGGGGAGATCACATCACCGCCGGTGATCACTTCCCGCACTCCCGCGAAGCAGCCGGGGTCCTCTTCCGCCATCACCCGGAACAGGCCCGCCGTCACCTGAAGCCCGGTGATCGACTCCTCGGCGATCAGGCGAGCGAGCGTCGCCACGCTGAGATCGTCGCCGGGCGTCACCACCGTCCGGCCGCCGTGCAGCAGCGGCACCCACAGTTCGTAGGTCGAAGGGTCGAAGGCGTACGGGGCAACCATCAGCACTCGTTCGTGTGCACCCGCGCCGAACATGCCGTCGACGGTGAGGTCGAGGACGTCGCGGTGGGTGACCGCCACCCCCTTGGGACGCCCGGTCGAACCGGAGGTGTACATCACGTAGGCGAGCTGCTCGGGCCGACTCTCGATGCCCAGGTCACCGACCGGCAGCCCGGCGAGGTGTTCGTCCTCGTCCACCACGACCAGGGCGCCAGTGTTGGGTACGCCGCGGTCGCGCATGGCGCGGTCGGTGAGCAGTACGGGCGCGGAGGTCTCGTCGACGATCCACTGCATCCGTTCCAGCGGATACCCACTGTGCAACGGCAGATAGAAGGCCCCGGCCTTGAGCACCGCGAGGAGCGCGACGACCAGATCCACGGAACGTTGCATCAGCACCGCGACCGGCGTCTCGGGTCCCACGTCCAACCCGGTGAGCCGGTGGGCGAGTTGATTCGCCTGCTCGTCCAACTCCCGGTACGACAGCTCCCGTCCGGCACACCGCACCGCCACCGCATCCGGGGACCGCAGCGCCTGAGTCGCGAAAGCCGCCGGCACCGATGCATCGATCATCGCCATATTCGACTCAGATGACCGATCCTCGACAAAATCAACAGTATCTGCAGCACGCATTGCCAATCACCCTCTTTCGGTTGTGGGGTCGAGCGTGTGTCGCATGGAGAGCTGTCCGAGAGCTCACTTGCCGATGGTGGAAAGGGACACGGATCCCAAGGACTCGAAGGACGCGCTGACGGTGGCGCCGGCTTCGAGGTCGATCGCTGCGGCCAGCGATCCGGCGAGGACCAGGTCGCCGGCGGCGATCCCCTCGCCGAAGGAGGCCAAGATGCGGACGAGGCAGGCCACGGACTCCGCCGGGTGCCCCATCACGGCCGAACCGTCGGCCGTCAGAACGGAATCCCCCGCCGTGAACACCATGGTCTCGGCGGCGAGGTCGCGCCCGTCGAAGGGAACGGCCGCGCCCAGGACGGCCATGGCCGACGAGGCGTTGTCCGCGACGGTGTCCACCCAGGCGATGTCCCAGTTCTCGATGCGGCTGTCGAGCACCTCCAGGGCCGGGAAGACCTCGGTGGTGACGTTCAGTACGTCCGCGGCCGTCGTACGGGGATCGGAGAGGTCGGCGCCGATCCGGAACGCGATCTCCCCCTCGACCTTGGGTGAGATGAACCGCCCCGGATCGAGGCGGGCGCCGTCGGCGAGAAGCATGCCTTCGGTCAGGAACCCGAAGTCCGGTTGGTCGACGCCGAACATCTTCTGGATGGCGATGCTGGTGGCGCCGATCTTGTATCCGGCGTGCACCGCACCGTTCTTGTGTTCAAGGGTGCGGAAGGCGCGCTGGACGGCGTAGGCGTCCAGCGCGGTGAACTCGGGATACCGGGCGGAGATGGGTGGTATCGCCCCGCGGTCGTTCTTGGCGTTCCAGAGTTCGAAGGCTATGTGCTCGTGAACGGCGTGTGGATCCTGCAGCATGACTCGTGGCCGAATCGACGGCCGCGCAGGGGATCCGCGCAGCTGTCGCCGTCTCGGCACGCCTCCATTCGGGCCTGGGGAAGTTACTTGGTCGCCACGAACAGCCGGCCGCCCGGCATGATGTGTGACACGCACTCGACGTCCGAGAAGCCGGCGCTGCGGAACTTCTCCACCCACTGGTCCGCGGTGGGCAGCTTGATGCCCATGAAGTTCGCGTGCAGGTAGGTGAAGAGGGCGCTGAACTTGCGCTCGCGGGTTTCCTGTCCGTACGAGACCGCGTCGACGACGGCCAGGACGCCGCCGGGTGCGAGTGCCTTGCGGCAGGTGCGCAGCACGTCGTCGAAGACGGATTCGTCCTGCAGGACGTCGTGCATCACGAAGCAGGCCTGGATGACATCGGCTCCTTCGAGCGGGCTGGGGTCGGTGATCAGGGACTCGACCGAGCGCTCGATGACCTGCAGTCGGTCGTCCACGCCGGCTCGTCCCGCGGCTTCTCGCGCGGCGGCGCAGGCGGCCGGGCTCAGGTCGACGGCGACTCCGGTGCGGCGGTCGTCCTGGGTGAGGAGGCCGATGAGCAGTCCGGCGGCGCCCGCGCCGAGGTCGACGACGTGCCGGGCGTCGGCGGCCACGACCCGTTCGACCACGGCGGGGTAGAAGGCGCGGTCTCCGATCCAGCGTGAACTGACCGCCACCCGGCGTCCGTCACGCTGGTGGTCGTCGGCGGCGGAGCCGCTGTCGGAGAGGAAGGCTCGGGCGTTCTGCAGGAACGGGCTGTTGGCGGTCAGCGCCCAGGACAGGTAGCCGACCTCGTGCCTCCAGTCCGCGTAGTCGTCGGACGCGCGGTACAGGTCGTTTCCGTCCTCGGCGGTGACCAGCCCGGCGGACGACAGTGCGTGCACGTACTCCCTGAGGCTGTCCTGGGGAAGGCCTGTCACTTCGGCCAGGTCGGCCGTGTCGAACGTGCGGCCCGAGTCCAGTACTTGGTCGGCGCCGATCTCGGCGCCGATCTGGAGCAGTGCGGCGACCGCCGCGTAATCCGCTCCCACTTCGCGTGCGGAATCCAGTTTCACCTTTGCTCCTCGGTTTTCTGAGCGGTCGTCACATGACGTCGTAGAGGGAATTCTTCTGGGCGAGGCCCATGGCCACTTCGATGATGGCGTCCTCCTGGCCGGCGACGACTCCCCTGCGGCCCAGCTCCATCAGGATTTCCCGTGGGTCCACGTTGAAGCGCTCGGCGGCGCGGCGTGTGGGTGCGGCGAATCCGGAGAAGACGCCGGCGATACCGCTCGCAATGGTGACGCTGTCGTTCGTCGGAATGCGTTTGACGAATGTGGATTCCGCGAGATCGGCCGCGTCGAGTGCCGCGTACAGCTGGAGCCTGGTCTCGATCTGTTCCAGGTGCAGGTTCGCCGCAACGAGTTCCAGCGGGGCGTTGCCGGCTCCGGCGCCGAATCCGCGGGCCGTCACGTCCACGATGGTCGCGCCGGCCTTGACGGCGGCCATGCTGTTCATGACCGAGAGGCCGAGGTTGTTGTGGCCGTGGAAGCCGATCTCGATGTCGAGTTCCTCGACGAGCGCGCCGACCTTTTCCTCGACTGCGGCCGGTGTGTACGCGCCTGCCGAGTCCATCAGGATGACCGCGTGTGCTCCGTATTCCTGTATGAGCCGTGCCTGCTCGATGAGCGTCTTGGTCGACGCCATGTGGCTCATCAGCAGCATGCCTTTGACCGTGACGTCCATGTCGCGGAGCATGGTGATCTGTTGGCGGGTCACGTCCGCTTCCGTGCAGTGCGCGCCGACCCTGACCTCGTCGACGCCGCAGTCCAGTGCGGGCTTGAGGTCGCGTTCGACCGTCGCGAAGCCGGGGATGGACAGGACGCCGAGCCGGGTCTGCTTCAGTTGGGCGCGGGCGGCGGTGAGCATCTCCTTGTCGGTCAGTGCGGCGCGTCCGACCTGGATGGACGAGGCGCCGAGGCCGTTGCCGTGCCCGACCTCGAGGAGGTCCGCGCCCGCGCGTTCGGCGGCCTCGGCGTAGGCGACGATGTCCGCGTGGCCCAGTTGGTGCGCCACGGCGTGATTCCCGTCCCGCAGGGTCGTGTCGCAGATCTTGAGCTGCCGCTCGGCAGGGGTGTTCATCGGCGTGCCTCCGCTCGCCCCTCGGCAACGGCCACGGCCGCGCAGGTGATGACGTCCAGGTTCCCGGCGTAGCGCGGCAACCAGTCGCCGAGTCCTTCCACTTCGATGGTCACCATGATGCGATCGCCGGTGGCGACGGGCGGGACGACGACGCGATAGCCCGGGACGTAGGAATTGATGCGCTTCTCCATGGTGTCGACGGAGACGCGCAGGGCTTCCATGTCGACGTTCTCGGAAGCGGGGACCGCGATGGTGTTCCGCATGACCATTCCCGGCTCGGCCGGGTTGATGACGAGAATGGTCTTGGCGGTGTCCACCCGGCAGAATTCATGAGTGGCATGCTGAGTGGTGAAGGCGTATTCATCAATGTTGGCCCTCGTCGCGGGGCCGACGCTCGCGGATGAGCTGGCCGTGGCGATCTCCAGGTATCCCAGGCCGCCGTCGGAGGCATCGCTGAAGCAGCGCGCGATGGGAACGGCGGCTTGTCCTCCGCAGGTCACCATGCTCACGTTCTGCTCGGTGAGGCACTCCTCGAGGTTCAGGGCCGGTACGCAGAACTTGCCGAGGTGTGACGGGGTGAGGTCGACGACCGGAATGCCCAGTCCTTCGAGGATGTTCCAGTTGTGCACCGCGTCCTGGGCCGAGGTCGCGTCGAAGACGAGGTCGATGCGGTCGGCGATTTCGGCGACGGCATCGATCCCGCCGGCGGTCGTCGGGATCCCGCGAGAATTCGCGAGTTCTATACCCGGAGAGCTGATACGTCGGCCGGCGAACGAGTCGCACCGGAGTCGGGGCGATGCCATGACCTTGAGCAGCAGGTCACAGCCGATATTTCCCGTGCCTATGATGGCCACGCGAAGAGGATCAGCAAGGGAATCTTCTTGTGGGTGCATTCACCTAACCTCTATCCGCAGTCTCGATGCTGTGGGCGTCGGACCGGGTTCGGCCGACGAGATGCGTACGGGGGGCCTGCGCTATTTCCTGCTGGCGCGTGCCGGGGACCGGGTCGACCGGTTCGGCGTTCCAGCCGGCTCGGCCCAGTTCCACGACGATCCGGCCGGCACGCTGCGCCGGCACGGCGAAGGTGATGGAGAAGGTTCCTTCCTCCGCGGAGTACCGCGGCACCACGTCCTCCGCCTCCACGTGGAGGGTCTTGAGAGCGTCGAGCAGGCGCACCAGTTGTCCGGGGCCTTCCGCGACGGGAACCTCCACGTGTGTCTCCCCGTCGGCGGGCTGCCGGCCCTGGACCGCCGCCAGTCCGGCGGCGCCCCTGTTCAGCAGGTCCACCATCGGCTCCAGTTCCTGGCTTCCCAGGTCCCGCGGTGCGGTGGACATGTCGTCGAGCGTGGCCAGGAGGGTGGTCAGGTCGTCGCTGAGTTCGCGGAGGACCGCGGCGACGGCCGGTGCGTTGGCCTGGAGGATGTCGCTCCACAGTCCGGTGTCTCGGACAGCTGTCCGGGTCACGTCGCGCAGTCCTTGCCCCGCGAGCCGGACCGCCTCCCGGGGGCTGTGCTGAAGTCGCGCGGCCATGAGGCTGGCGACGAGGTGAGGGGCGTGCGACGTCAACGCGACCGCGTTGTCGTGCGCGCGGCTCTCCATGATGACCGGGACTGCGCCGCACAACGCGATCATTTCGAGTGCTCGGTTCACCGCGTCCTGTGACGTCGACTCCGAGGGGGTCAGGACCCAGGCACGGTTCTCGAACAGGTCCGCGCGAGCGGCGAGCGGGCCGCATCGCTCGCGGCCGGCCAGGGGGTGTCCACCGACGTAACTGGACGGTGTGTGGGCGGACTTCCGGATGTCTCGTGCCAACTGCGCCTTCACACTCGCCACGTCGGTGTAGCTGCGGGCCAGCCCGCGTGCCTGCATCTCGGCGAGTACGTCGCCGACCGCGCCCGGGGGGACGGCGATCACAGCCAGGTCGACCGGGTCGTCCCACGCGGCCACCACTCCCGCGCCGAGCGCGGCGGCGGTGCGAGCGGCCACCTCGTCCTTGTCGAGCAGATGCACTGTCGTGCCATGTCGACTGAGGGCCAGGCCGATTGAGGTGCCGATCAGGCCCGTGCCGACCACAGCCATCGTTCGTATCATCGTTACCTCCTTCAGCCTGTGGGCGGCCGTCGGCCACCGCAGGGTTCACCCGGCCGACGTGGCCGGCCCGCCCGCATCGGGGCGCGGGGTCGGGGTCGGGGTCGGGGTCGGGTCAGTAGCCGAATTCCGCCCAGCGCATTCCGTCGGCGGAGGGCACGAGGCCGCCGTCCCGCAACGGGCCTTCGTCGTCGTCGACGTCTCCCAGCGCGGCATGGACCTGGATCTTGGCGCCCTCTTCGAGGACCGACTGGACGAGCGTCGAGTCGAACAGGTCGCGGTCCGTTCCGCTCTCGCCCGCGGGCCGGTCGGCCAGCTCGGAGAACTCCCGGAAGGTGGATTCGCGCTGTTCGGTGTAGGAGGTGGCGTTGACCAGTCCGCTTTCGTGCGAGGCGCCGCCGCCGACCAGTTCGACGAAGGACTCGAGTCCGGGTGCCGAGCTGTTCATGACCTTCTTGGCGGTCCAGAAGTACGAGTCCTCGTCCTGGTGCATGTCGTAGAACGCCACCAGGAAGTCGTGGAAGAGCGAGTACTCGTTGCGGTACCGGAGTTCGTACTCCTCGAAGCACTTGGTCTCTTCGAAGTCGCCGCTCAGTGACGAGTTGATGGAGCGGGCGGCCAGAAGTCCGCTGTAGGTGGCGAGGTGCACGCCGGAGGAGAAGACCGGGTCGATGAAGCATGCCGCGTCGCCGACGAGGACCATGCCGGGGCGCCAGAAGGTGTCCTGGCAGTACGAGTAGTCCTTGCGGACGCGGACCTCGCCGTAGGGTCCGCTCTCCACCCGACGTGCCTCGGAGAGATACTCCGCGATGAGCGGACATTCGTCGATCAGGCCCATCAGGGCCTTCTCCCGGTCGCCCTGGACCCGCTCCAGAGCGTCGCGCCGCAGGACCGCGCCGACGCTGGTGAGCTCGTCGGTGAGCGGGATGTACCAGAACCAACCGGAGTTGAAGGCGGCGCAGAGTATGTTGCCGGAATTGGGGGCGGGAAGCCGCTTTCCGCCCTCGAAGTAGCCGAAGAGCGCGATGTTCTGGAAGAAGTCCGAGTAGTGCCGCTTGCCGCCGATGCGGCTCTGGATGCGGCTCTTGTTGCCGGAGGCGTCCACGACGAAGCGGCTGCGTATCTCGTGGCGGATTCCGTCGGCGTCGCTGTAGACGACCCCGCGGACGCGGCCGTCCTCCTCGATGACGTCCACCACGGAGCTCTTCTCGCGGACCTCGACTCCCTTGGCGCGCGCGTTGTCCAGGAGGATCTGGTCGAACTTCATCCGTTCGACCTGGTAGGCCAGGGAGGTCGGGCCCGAGAAGGTCGCGGAGACGGAGAAGGAGAAGGTCCACGGCTCGGGGCTGCTTCCCCATCGGAAGGTGCCGCCGCGCTTGGGCATGAAAGCGGCCTTCTCCAGTTCCTCCGAGACACCGAGGAGCCGGCAGATTCCGTGCACCGTCGAGGGCAGCAGGGACTCCCCGATCTGGTACCGGGGGAATTCTTCCTTCTCCAGGAGAAGAACACGGTGACCCTGCATGGCCACCAGGGTGGACACGGTGGAGCCACCCGGCCCACCACCGACGACAACGACATCGAACGCGTGGTCTTCGACTTGCATGACGCCTTCTCCTCAAGAGTGTGTTCAGGGGAATGAAAGATGTCCGTGTCAGGCCCGCGCACCGGAGACGAACGAACGCAGGGTGCGTGCGGCGGCCAGGTCGGCACAGCCGGCCAGGAGGAGGGCCTCCTCGAGTTCCGTCCGCAGGAGCGAGAGCACCTGAGCGACTCCCGGCGCGCCGGCTGTGCTCAGCCCCCACAGCACCGGACGCCCGATCAGGACCCCGTCGGCGCCCAGCGCCAGTGCCCGCAGGATGTCGGTGCCGCTGCGGACACCGCTGTCCATGAGGACCTGGCACTGCCCGCCCACCGCTTCGACCACCCAGGGCAGCGCGGTGATGCTGGGCAGCGCACCGTCCAACTGCCGGCCGCCGTGATTGGAGACCACCACGGCGTCGGCGCCGAGTCGGACAGCCTGTTCCGCGTCCCTGGGATCAAGGACACCCTTGATCACCAGGGGGAGTCGGGTCTGCTCCCGGAGCCATTCCAGGTCGGACCAGCCGAACGTGGAGTCGAAGGCGAGTTTCGTGTGTGCGGCCACGGCCGACGCGCCGGGCCGGCGGGAGTGCGCCGCGGAGGGGCCGTCGGGCTCGAGGTTGGCACTGCGGATCCAGGACGGAAGCGCGAACTCGTTGCGCAGGTCGCGCAGCCGACGGCCCATGATCGGCACGTCCACGGTCACCATCAGCGCCTGGCAGCCGACGCGTTCGGCGCGACGGATCAGCTCGACCACTCGGCCACGGTCGTGCAGCCAGTACAGCTGGAACCACAGGGTCGCCCCGACCTCGGCGATCTCCTCCAGCGCGTGGCTGCTGATCGTGCTGACCACGAAGGGCACCCGCGCCGCCAACGCGCCCCGCGCGGCAGCGAGATCGCCCTCCGGATGCAGCAGCCGCTGGTACGCCATCGGCGCGACGGCGAGAGGCAGCGCTGCCGGCGTGTCCAGGAGCTGCGCGCCGGTGTCGGTCGTCTTGACGCCTGCCAGCACTCTGGGCA
The window above is part of the Streptomyces sp. NBC_01428 genome. Proteins encoded here:
- a CDS encoding prephenate dehydrogenase, which codes for MIRTMAVVGTGLIGTSIGLALSRHGTTVHLLDKDEVAARTAAALGAGVVAAWDDPVDLAVIAVPPGAVGDVLAEMQARGLARSYTDVASVKAQLARDIRKSAHTPSSYVGGHPLAGRERCGPLAARADLFENRAWVLTPSESTSQDAVNRALEMIALCGAVPVIMESRAHDNAVALTSHAPHLVASLMAARLQHSPREAVRLAGQGLRDVTRTAVRDTGLWSDILQANAPAVAAVLRELSDDLTTLLATLDDMSTAPRDLGSQELEPMVDLLNRGAAGLAAVQGRQPADGETHVEVPVAEGPGQLVRLLDALKTLHVEAEDVVPRYSAEEGTFSITFAVPAQRAGRIVVELGRAGWNAEPVDPVPGTRQQEIAQAPRTHLVGRTRSDAHSIETADRG
- a CDS encoding amino acid adenylation domain-containing protein translates to MIDASVPAAFATQALRSPDAVAVRCAGRELSYRELDEQANQLAHRLTGLDVGPETPVAVLMQRSVDLVVALLAVLKAGAFYLPLHSGYPLERMQWIVDETSAPVLLTDRAMRDRGVPNTGALVVVDEDEHLAGLPVGDLGIESRPEQLAYVMYTSGSTGRPKGVAVTHRDVLDLTVDGMFGAGAHERVLMVAPYAFDPSTYELWVPLLHGGRTVVTPGDDLSVATLARLIAEESITGLQVTAGLFRVMAEEDPGCFAGVREVITGGDVISPTAVERVLEHCPDTVVRCAYGPTETTLFATQAPWDVADEVPAPIPVGRPLDGMRAYVLDETLAPAPVAVTGELYLAGAGLARGYFGRPDLTAERFVADPYGPAGTRMYRTGDLARWSGDGLLEFVGRVDDQVKIRGFRIELGEIEAVLSRFAGLAQVAVVAREDRSGDKRLVAYVVAETTGTAIDAEALRTHAAGLLPEYMVPSAFVVLDQLPLTTNGKLDRRALPEPDAPAKTGTGRGPRTPREEILCGLFAEVLGVPTVGIDDSFFELGGHSLLATRLASRIRSILGVKLSIHKLLKTPTVAALSNLGQADDEEQDSALEPVLNLRSVGSRPPLFCVHPGGGMAWCYAGLLRYVPREHPVYGLQARGLATDEPYPADLDEMVEDYLGRIRAIQPSGPYALLGWSFGGKVAHNLAARLQQEGEQVSLLAVLDAGTGGHASSDSTRSQRDLLELAFDGIGAFHAEPGDDPIEMPRILEILQAHGGTLASLEERTVAALIDITENNLRISRATAPEQFDGDMLFFEAAGPDGASTGLAEVWDPYVSGHIEQHVTPFQHMQLMSSDALADLAPVLARALKKQS
- a CDS encoding alpha-hydroxy acid oxidase; the encoded protein is MKDLRQSAAARLAPEVWDFIAGGSGTESTLDANRAALDSVSLVPRVLAGVKTTDTGAQLLDTPAALPLAVAPMAYQRLLHPEGDLAAARGALAARVPFVVSTISSHALEEIAEVGATLWFQLYWLHDRGRVVELIRRAERVGCQALMVTVDVPIMGRRLRDLRNEFALPSWIRSANLEPDGPSAAHSRRPGASAVAAHTKLAFDSTFGWSDLEWLREQTRLPLVIKGVLDPRDAEQAVRLGADAVVVSNHGGRQLDGALPSITALPWVVEAVGGQCQVLMDSGVRSGTDILRALALGADGVLIGRPVLWGLSTAGAPGVAQVLSLLRTELEEALLLAGCADLAAARTLRSFVSGARA
- a CDS encoding class I SAM-dependent methyltransferase — encoded protein: MKLDSAREVGADYAAVAALLQIGAEIGADQVLDSGRTFDTADLAEVTGLPQDSLREYVHALSSAGLVTAEDGNDLYRASDDYADWRHEVGYLSWALTANSPFLQNARAFLSDSGSAADDHQRDGRRVAVSSRWIGDRAFYPAVVERVVAADARHVVDLGAGAAGLLIGLLTQDDRRTGVAVDLSPAACAAAREAAGRAGVDDRLQVIERSVESLITDPSPLEGADVIQACFVMHDVLQDESVFDDVLRTCRKALAPGGVLAVVDAVSYGQETRERKFSALFTYLHANFMGIKLPTADQWVEKFRSAGFSDVECVSHIMPGGRLFVATK
- a CDS encoding 2-keto-4-pentenoate hydratase, with protein sequence MLQDPHAVHEHIAFELWNAKNDRGAIPPISARYPEFTALDAYAVQRAFRTLEHKNGAVHAGYKIGATSIAIQKMFGVDQPDFGFLTEGMLLADGARLDPGRFISPKVEGEIAFRIGADLSDPRTTAADVLNVTTEVFPALEVLDSRIENWDIAWVDTVADNASSAMAVLGAAVPFDGRDLAAETMVFTAGDSVLTADGSAVMGHPAESVACLVRILASFGEGIAAGDLVLAGSLAAAIDLEAGATVSASFESLGSVSLSTIGK
- a CDS encoding tryptophan 7-halogenase; the encoded protein is MQVEDHAFDVVVVGGGPGGSTVSTLVAMQGHRVLLLEKEEFPRYQIGESLLPSTVHGICRLLGVSEELEKAAFMPKRGGTFRWGSSPEPWTFSFSVSATFSGPTSLAYQVERMKFDQILLDNARAKGVEVREKSSVVDVIEEDGRVRGVVYSDADGIRHEIRSRFVVDASGNKSRIQSRIGGKRHYSDFFQNIALFGYFEGGKRLPAPNSGNILCAAFNSGWFWYIPLTDELTSVGAVLRRDALERVQGDREKALMGLIDECPLIAEYLSEARRVESGPYGEVRVRKDYSYCQDTFWRPGMVLVGDAACFIDPVFSSGVHLATYSGLLAARSINSSLSGDFEETKCFEEYELRYRNEYSLFHDFLVAFYDMHQDEDSYFWTAKKVMNSSAPGLESFVELVGGGASHESGLVNATSYTEQRESTFREFSELADRPAGESGTDRDLFDSTLVQSVLEEGAKIQVHAALGDVDDDEGPLRDGGLVPSADGMRWAEFGY
- the dmpG gene encoding 4-hydroxy-2-oxovalerate aldolase; protein product: MNTPAERQLKICDTTLRDGNHAVAHQLGHADIVAYAEAAERAGADLLEVGHGNGLGASSIQVGRAALTDKEMLTAARAQLKQTRLGVLSIPGFATVERDLKPALDCGVDEVRVGAHCTEADVTRQQITMLRDMDVTVKGMLLMSHMASTKTLIEQARLIQEYGAHAVILMDSAGAYTPAAVEEKVGALVEELDIEIGFHGHNNLGLSVMNSMAAVKAGATIVDVTARGFGAGAGNAPLELVAANLHLEQIETRLQLYAALDAADLAESTFVKRIPTNDSVTIASGIAGVFSGFAAPTRRAAERFNVDPREILMELGRRGVVAGQEDAIIEVAMGLAQKNSLYDVM
- a CDS encoding acetaldehyde dehydrogenase (acetylating) is translated as MAIIGTGNIGCDLLLKVMASPRLRCDSFAGRRISSPGIELANSRGIPTTAGGIDAVAEIADRIDLVFDATSAQDAVHNWNILEGLGIPVVDLTPSHLGKFCVPALNLEECLTEQNVSMVTCGGQAAVPIARCFSDASDGGLGYLEIATASSSASVGPATRANIDEYAFTTQHATHEFCRVDTAKTILVINPAEPGMVMRNTIAVPASENVDMEALRVSVDTMEKRINSYVPGYRVVVPPVATGDRIMVTIEVEGLGDWLPRYAGNLDVITCAAVAVAEGRAEARR